In Pseudomonadota bacterium, one DNA window encodes the following:
- a CDS encoding dihydropteroate synthase DHPS, whose product MSIPGLTIIGERINPGFRSTQAFFEQEDFEEIQKLAIRQAEAGASYLNVNAGTKALDSPGFLIELIQKIQAVVDLPLSIDCPDPSVLEGALKAYDPAKAKGQKPIINSIAASRWELKETLKIRPCKVVIMSSERFADGHLVACKTGEEVHTSARDMISILKSENPDMMNDDFFVDISIITLAADAEGLLKMALDGIQLINNDADLDGVHIMGGLSNLPQYLPAKAVDGSDLKHQLECAFLTLAMPAGFDTVLGTPWRQYELLTDDNFVLRTFREIIKLRDHDALMTVMKLYDKTA is encoded by the coding sequence ATGTCCATCCCAGGGCTAACTATTATTGGTGAGAGAATCAATCCAGGCTTTCGATCGACCCAAGCTTTTTTTGAGCAGGAAGACTTCGAGGAAATTCAGAAGCTGGCAATTAGACAGGCGGAGGCAGGCGCTAGTTATCTAAATGTAAATGCGGGTACGAAGGCTTTGGATAGTCCAGGGTTTCTGATCGAACTTATACAGAAAATACAAGCCGTTGTGGATTTGCCTCTCTCTATTGATTGTCCCGATCCAAGTGTTCTTGAGGGTGCACTGAAGGCCTATGATCCCGCTAAGGCGAAAGGACAAAAACCAATCATCAACTCAATTGCGGCATCTCGTTGGGAGTTGAAGGAAACGCTAAAGATCCGCCCTTGTAAGGTGGTAATAATGTCATCAGAGAGGTTTGCCGACGGGCACTTAGTAGCATGCAAGACGGGAGAGGAAGTTCACACGTCGGCCCGCGATATGATTAGTATTTTGAAATCAGAAAATCCAGACATGATGAATGATGACTTTTTTGTCGATATTTCAATCATTACTCTTGCTGCCGACGCAGAAGGATTGCTGAAGATGGCACTTGATGGGATTCAGTTGATCAATAACGACGCCGATCTTGATGGCGTACATATCATGGGTGGTCTGTCCAATCTGCCGCAGTATCTTCCCGCGAAAGCCGTAGACGGATCAGATTTAAAGCATCAGTTAGAATGTGCCTTTTTGACGTTGGCGATGCCCGCAGGATTTGACACCGTTTTGGGTACACCGTGGCGTCAGTATGAGCTCTTAACAGATGATAATTTTGTGCTGAGGACATTTCGTGAAATTATCAAACTGCGTGATCATGATGCACTGATGACCGTTATGAAGCTCTATGACAAAACGGCATGA
- a CDS encoding bifunctional methylenetetrahydrofolate dehydrogenase/methenyltetrahydrofolate cyclohydrolase FolD, whose protein sequence is MTTIIDGKAYAERLRKSIAGDVSRFTQITRGKPGLAVILVGDNPASEIYVRNKVLQTTEAGMQSFDYRLPQHTSQSELISQIEQLNRRSDVHGILVQLPLPSHIDPEAIIDTIDPVKDVDGFHVINAGRLVTGGTAHVPCTPMGCLMLLREHLPELDGKKALVIGRSNIVGKPMATLLVQANCTVTIAHSRTLELADECSRADIVIAAVGRPKYVQGEWIKPGAVVIDVGINRIEEQNGRGRLVGDVDFDSAVRVAGAITPVPGGVGPMTIACLLQNTLNAAQIIAGTKQALHYS, encoded by the coding sequence ATGACCACAATTATCGATGGAAAGGCATACGCAGAACGGCTGCGAAAAAGTATTGCAGGCGATGTTTCTAGGTTCACCCAAATAACAAGAGGCAAGCCTGGACTGGCTGTCATTCTAGTGGGAGACAATCCAGCGAGTGAGATTTATGTCCGCAACAAGGTACTCCAGACTACGGAAGCGGGTATGCAATCTTTCGATTACCGGCTTCCGCAACATACATCCCAGAGCGAGCTGATCAGCCAGATTGAGCAACTGAATCGACGCTCCGATGTTCACGGCATACTCGTGCAACTCCCGCTACCGTCGCATATCGATCCAGAAGCGATCATCGACACCATTGATCCTGTCAAGGATGTGGACGGATTCCACGTGATCAATGCGGGTCGACTGGTTACCGGGGGCACCGCGCACGTGCCCTGTACACCTATGGGTTGTTTGATGTTGTTGCGCGAACATTTACCCGAATTGGATGGAAAAAAGGCGCTGGTTATCGGACGGTCAAATATCGTCGGTAAGCCGATGGCCACACTTCTGGTGCAGGCTAACTGTACTGTAACAATTGCTCATTCCAGAACGTTGGAGCTGGCAGATGAATGCAGCCGTGCGGATATCGTGATCGCTGCGGTGGGGCGGCCAAAATATGTCCAGGGCGAGTGGATTAAACCCGGTGCGGTGGTGATCGATGTCGGCATCAATCGGATCGAAGAGCAAAACGGCAGAGGCAGACTCGTCGGTGACGTCGACTTCGATAGCGCAGTTCGTGTGGCTGGCGCCATCACTCCGGTACCGGGTGGTGTGGGACCTATGACAATAGCTTGTTTGCTACAAAATACATTGAATGCAGCACAGATAATTGCTGGCACGAAGCAAGCATTACACTACTCCTGA